The window tggtaggctgcgaggacggggcgaagaagcagcttggagggatgctgcctctccaaccaggtaggggactaagaattaaagtttcttccccccaccactctcccccccccccccccagtagctacagtagtacagacctgggttgaccgtgggtcgtttcgggtcaagtttggcgccaaacgcgagctttggtgtgcagacgacatcctgggaaaaatgtccggttttcggagcttttcggtttccggaatttcggataaaaggttgtgcacctgtacatgattacaatcaagctgtctacagtgtacagatgcaagataaagggtataacatttagtgtaaaataaagtccagtaaagtccaattaaagatagttgaaGGTCTCCGATGAGGTTGGAAGGTCAGGAACACTCCCTAGTTGgcgggaggatggttcagttgcctgatgacagctgggaaaatctgtccctgaatcaggaggtatgtgttttcaaacttttgtacctcttgcctgatgggagaggggagaagagggaatactGGGGGGAGActattccttgattatgctggtggccttgccgaggcagcattaagtgtagatggagtcaatggaagggaggttggtttgtgtgatggtctgggctgcgtccacaactctctgcaatttcttgcggccttggatggagctgcttccaaaccatgttgtgatgcatcccgataaaatgctttctacagcgcatcatTCTGCACATTATATTGCATTTTATAAAAATGAAATAATGCTGCATAAAGAAAAGTAATTTTGGGTTGTGAGAGTTTCTGCCTACTGTTGAGACGAACAGCTTCAATTATGCAAGGTGAGCTGCTTGCTGCATCAAACTTCTCTCCAAAATGTCCCGCCAGGTCACTGCACCATCAGGGAATCCAAATGTCTAATTCCTCCTCTATCTGGATACATTCAATGTGTTTTTTGTAGCTGCCTTGTGGTAGTGCTCATATGCACAACAGTACATATGGGCTGAGATAAGGTTGTGTGTAAGGACTTGTaatatggtcatagagtcatacaccgtagaaacaggcccttcggcccaacttgcccacgctgaccaacatgtcccatctacattagtctcacctgctcgtgtttggctcatatccctctaaacctatcctatccacgtacttgacaagatgtttttttaaacattgtgatagtacaggcctcaactacctcctctggcagctcattccatatacctaccacctgtAAGAAAGTAGCccatcaggttccaattaaatctttcccccctcaccttaaacttatgtcctctagtttttgattcctaatactctgggtaaaagactctgtgtattcacccaatatatgatcttttacacctctacaagatcacccttcaACCTCCTGCATTCCACggaataaactcctagcctgcccaacctttcccgatagttcagaccctcgagcatcccaaagatgcatgggtttgtaggtgaaatgccctctgtaaattgctcctagtgagcAGGGAGTggacgtgaaagtgggataacgtagatctaatgtgaacgagtgatcgatggttggcgtggactcggtgtgccgtgtctttcaatcaatcgacCGATCATTCGATCAGTCATTCAATCGATCAATCATTCGATCAACTAATCAATCAAAAATGGACCCGCACACCAATGGAAGCATTGATGCTTTGAGATCTGAATAATTATTGGAGCAAATTAAACATAATTCACAAGAATGGAATatgattaaaatgtatttttattacATTTGGTAACATGTTGTATGTAtaagaatttaatttaaaaaaaacctaatcCATATGGGCAGCGTTGATGTTCCTCTAATTCCCTTGTGTTGCCAGATCAATAGGTCTGGTTTCCGTGGGCTATTTTGGATTGCTAGTTTGTATGCTCAGGCCGCTGCTTTGTTGGCCAGCCTTTTGCAGTACGGTTGAAATCCTTGAGTTCTTCGTCGTCGATCGCTTTGCGATGCAGCCCCGACTCGATCAACGTGCTACTGATTCTCTTCAGGGGACCTTTAGCTGCTTCCTTCAACTTTCGAGCATCGAAGCGCGGCCGAAAAAGCAGAAGGGGCAAGCGGCTGCTGAACCACGATGACTGCTGCGTTGCCCTGGGCTTGTCCGAGGCTGGTTCCTGCTCATCCTGCCTGCTTCCCTCCGGCAAATGCTCTTTCACCGCAAACATTTGGAACAGCATTGCATCCCACATCTTATCAGCCCGTGTCCCCTTGGTGTTTTGAGACTCTTGCTTGCCATCTTCTGTCTGGTTTTGACTCTGCTCCTGAGCTCCTGACTCCGGCTCTGGGAATTTCGGGGGCTCGTCTTCCACCACCATATGCTTCTTGAGACGGCTCCAACCACTCATCTTGCTCCTTGGAGCTTTCACTCTATCAACGGTTTTCAGCGGAGCTGCTGCCATCACAACTGACTGACCTTGGTTAGCTGCCTCGGCCACAGAGTTTGATGGCCTGGGTTCAGATTCTATTTTGCTTTTCGCCACGGTGAACATCTCTCTATGATGGACTTCTACATTGACACTCACAGAGTCATCTGTCGGAGCATTCTTTTGCATGGCTGACATATCGGATGCCTTGTCCATGTGACCGCCATGAGGCACCCCATGGGTAAAAGTCTTTTCCCTTGGGATTTCAAAGGTTGGAGTCTTCACTCTTGGAGGTTCATAGGTTGGTGTCTTTGCCCATGGAAGTTCATAGGTTGGAGTCCTTGCCCTCGAAGGGTCGTAGGTTGGAGTTTTCACCCGTGGAGGTTCATTGGTTGGAGTTTTCACCCGTGGAGGTTCAAAGGTTGGCGTCTTTACCCACAGGGCTTCAAAGGTTGGTGTCTTCACCCTCGGAGGGTTGTAGGTCGGAGTCCTCACCCTCGGAAGGTCATAGGTCGGAGTCTTCACCCTCGGAAAGTCATAAGTCGGAGTCTTCACCCTCTGAGGTTCGTAGGTTGGCGTTTTCATCCTCAGAGGTTCATAGGTGGGTGTCTTTACCCTGGGAGGGTCATAGGTTGGAGTCCTTGTTCCCCGATGTTCATAGGTTGGAGTCTTCACCCTGGGAGGGTCGTACGTGGGAGTCTTCACCCTCGGAGGTTCATACGTGGGAGTCTTCACCCTGGGAGGGTTGTAGGTTGCTCTGTTACTCTGGAACACACCCATCATGGCAACGTCAGGGCCATTGGAGAGGTAGGGTTGAGCAAGGTGAGCACCAGGAGCAAGGCCAAGGGGTTGCCCGGTGAAAATGTTTGTGGCGGGAATCTCCGTGCCCGGCTGGGTGTAACAACTTGGGGAAAATCGCGGCGGCATTCCAAGCATGGGTGATTGTCGTGCGCTGCTGCTCGGTTGAACACTTGAAAGAACGAGGGTCTTTACCGGAACCACAGGATGGAGTGGTGGACCAGAGACATGGGTCAGACCTCCACCCGCTACCAGTGAGACACTTGTCTGTGTTTTGGTGAGAATCTCGATTTTGCCCTTGTAAAAGGTCTTGCGAATGGGATACAGGCTTACGCCGTGCGTCTGGGGCTGCAGGTGTTGGGTATTGTCTGAGAGACGGCAAAGGAGATGGGAGGGAGCGCATCCTCCGCTCACTGTGCTCCGGAACGGGACTTCCCTCGCTCACGGGCGACAGGGAAGCCCGGAAGGGTTTGGACAGGTAAGTGTGGGATTTATCTGCCCCATCCTCCGGTGATGAGAAGACTTCTGCACTTTGACGCTTGGCAATCCGCTTCAGGATCTTCTGCAGCCTGGCGTTGGCTTTGTCGGGCTTCGGTGCCGGGGGTGGAGGTGGCGGCACCGTGCGTGGCGACACGCAGTGTTTCATGGTCAGTAACATTTTAATTCCCtgcaacaaaacaaaagacaatttTATTTAGCCGCGTAGGTATCACACACCGCCAACTCGGGTTAGATTCCCAGAAGAAGAATCTtgagcaggaaggagctgcagatgcgggtttacaccaaggatatacacacaatgctggagtaacacagcgggtcaggcagcatcagtggagaatgggagaaaaggaataggtgacatttctggtcacaaCTCTTCTCAAActgagggtcttgacctgaaacatcacctattccttttctccagagatgctgcctgacccgctgagttactccagcgtttttttgtctatctctggttttatttgatgtgtttggatagcatgcaaagcaaagcttatcactgtacctcggtacacgtgacaacaataaacctaaacatacTTGCAATGTGCAAGGCGGTTGACGGTTCCTGAGCCACTCTTTCTGCCTGACGACCGCCTGTAGATTTAGTTGGGCCACACGCAGTGTGTGTAAGGTGAGATGTCAGCAGGCAAGATCATTACTTCTATCCTTGTCCCAGCCTCTCATAATTTACAGGGCTAGTCCTGGGCATTAAGCGGAGTCAGCCATTCCTGGTCCCTCctcacttctctccagagttcaACCAACATAAGATAGCTACACACCGCTCCCCAGAATAAGACCAGGCTAATGTGCAAGTCAGCAACAAGTAATGCCATTAACTTTAATAGGTAGAAACTGCAACAGCTTACTGTTTATGGGAAGAGGGAAGTGTTTCCTAATGAGAATTCTTTCCGCATGTTTGTGCGTTACCTTTTGCAGGAGATTGACCCTATTTGGGAGagaaaatctctctctctcactctgctgAAAGAATGATTTTCATGAGGGGGAGAGACAGGTCAAATgcacagagtttagtttagttttgagatacatcccggaaacaacttttcactgtacctcgatgcttgtgacaataagctaaactaagctaaactaaactaaaaccttgtCTACTgtctgttaaggcagagatagatcgtttcttgattattatgggtgtcagggttatggggaaaatggggttgagggggatagattagccatgattgaatggcagagtagacttgatgggccgaatagccttattgtgctcctaacacttatgaatATATGAACACACCAGGGCAATAATTGTTGTTTACTGGAAGCCAGAGTTCTGGAACGCAGTATTTTATGGGGCACAGTATTTTATTTTGTATGTGGAATATCCTGTTTAGAGGTGttgagtttttgtctcctaacgaAAATACTATTTCAGTGCTCATTACAAGCACTCAAAAATAAATGGAACCTAATCataatgtacaatttacaataatattcctTTCGTTCTTTCTCAGCTGCTGTTGAAAATTGTGATGAGAATATTGAAGAACTGGAGCCAAGAAATGGACCAAGAGCTTTTGAGCGTATCAATTTTATATATTAATTTGTTTACTTATACACGTGTTATTGTCACTTATATCATCATTGTTATGTCTTTCACCACTGATTCTGCTGTAGCTTACACAGCAAATGTACCTGGAGAATAGAAACCATTCACCGAACTAGACAATCCATATTTTCCATTAAATTCAGCTTTTACAATTAATTCTACTCTCAAGGAAAAATAAAAATATGGACTGTTAAATGCATAACCAACCTTCCCAACTCGTGCTTAATAAATACCAACTTATCATTCCGATATCTCTCAACTGCAAGTGGAGCTGTAGGGAGTGCAGCAGTCTAATAACTctggtgacctgggttcaattgtgACCTCCGCTTCAATCTGTGTAGACTGAGATCGCTCTCCCTGTGGCCAACTGGTCCTCCTTCaataaatatagaacatagaacagtgcagcacaggaacaggcccttcggcccacaatgtctgtactgaacaagatgccaagaccaactcttatctgcctgcacataatccatatccctccatactctgcatattcatgtgcctatccaaaagtctcttaaatcatatctgcctccaccactaccctcggCAGTGAGTTCCAGGTACTCATCACCCTCAGTGTaacaaaaacttgccctgcacatctccttttaactttgtCCCTTTCATCTTAGTTATGCCCTCAAGTGTTTcatgtttccatcctgggaaacgggttctgactgtttaccctatcaatgtctctcataattgtttatacttctatcaggtatcCCTGTAACCTCCAGTATTCCAGGGaatacaatccaagtctgtccaacctctccctgtgggcTAACACCCACTAATCAAGGCACCATTTAAATCAAccacctctgcaccttctccaaagcaatGACTCTGAATGTAGATGGGTGGTTGGAGAATTGCGATGTTACTGGgaatgtgtgagagagaatggcTTACAAAGATATATGAGgaaatgggcacaaagtgctggagtaactcagcaggtcatctctggaggacatggataggtgatgtttcgggtcgtgaccttcCTTCAGTCAAATGGAATTGATGATTGCTCAGAGTaggatagactcaatgggctgaatggcctccttccataAGGAAATATGGATAATAAATAAATCTAAGTGCTGTAAGTCAAAGACACAATGAACttgttttaagaaacatttagtcagttacatggataggataggttttgggGGGAAAGGGGCCAAAAGCAGgctggtggaactagtgtaaatgggacaggtTGGTCGGCACAGGCAggctaggccgaagagcctgtttccacgctgtatggctctctGACTAAATGCAGGAGCTGCCATCttgagtgaaaaaaaaagtgctggaggaactcagcgggtcaggcagcatctgtggagggaaatgaacaggtaATGTTTCGGCTCGGAACCCTTCTTGGtgccttcctccagcagtttatttttcacCGCTCTTCGGTGCCGTTTGGGTGACATTGCGAGGACTATCAATGggagcagagagttgtgaacaggTGTTGATGAAATGAATCAATGTGACTAATAAGGTTCTCTGGGGAAGTGTGAGGTAAGCCTCTTTAGACATGAAGCGTGGACAGAGTACTTCTCGAAAAGGAATTTGAGTCTTGCAGTTCCCACCTTGGAATTCCAGTCGTGGAATTTTAAAGGAATAGCAATATTTAGTGATTCAAGTCATAATATTCTAggatttagggtggcacggtggcgcagcggtagagatgctaccttacagcgccagagacccgcgttcgatcctgtctacgggtgctgtctgtacgaagtttatacgttctccctgtgactgcgtgggttttctccgggtgctccagtttcatcccacatcccaaagacatgcaggtttatagattaattggccctctgtaaattacaccTAGTGTGTAGACCTGAGCTCgcggggctgtctgtgtggagtttgcacgttctccgtgtgaccacatgggtttcatccaggggctccggtctcctcccacatcccaaagatgttgagcttagtaggttaattggccgtgtATGGGGAGCGGAAGAGAAAgtggaacgagtgtgaacgggtggtctaTGGTGggcaaggacttggtgggctgaagggtgtatttccatgctatatgtttCATTCAAAGCTACACGCAATAGCTCCGTTGTCTCCCTGCTCCACATAAGTTTCTGCTCCTATCCATTATTCATCCATCATGAGATATATCATATGAAGGTAACATGCAACACCGATGTATTCAGTAAGAGGAGGAAAGAGGAACCTAGCTTTGATAAACATACATTGGAGGCTTTGCTTTAACACTTAATTGCAATACAGTATTCTCTTTAAATGTGAAATTGAGCTTGTTTTGTATACTACTGTCAAGCACAAAAAGGAAGGTGTCTGTTCAAAAAGGAAATTGGATTTATTGCAGCTATTGACGGTTTTATTAAATGTAATGTTTTGCGTAATAAGATGTTGTCCTGTTTTTCTCATTTACGATGAATCTATCGCACTCTGCACAGAATGGAACTTTATACACAGTCCTTGTACAAATGTTAATTATGTTCCCCACAGTAACAGACAATTAGCGTGCAGGGAGTCAGAGAAATTAATGTTATGGGTCGGTCAGCCTCTAGACTGAAAACGTTCTCAAAAATGTTCAAAAGCAACCAGACTAACAGTGGAGATATAAAGAACTGCAAAGGATGGAATCCTGTATAGAACACggcacttcacagaatcagagacccgggttctgtctgcatggagtttgcactttctccctgtgaccacatcagtttcctctgggtgccccaggttcctcccacatcccaaagacgtgcgggtttttatgctaattggccctctgtaaatggcccttagtgtgtagagtggatgagaaagtgggataaacatggaactagtgtgaacgggtgatcgatggtcagcttgaactcggtgggccgaagggcctgtttccatgctgtatctctaaagggaaCTAAacatatcactaaactaaactaaaagtcatggcagacacaaagaactgctgatactggttacaaaaaaaccccacaaagtgccagagtaactttgagaaagtggtataacatgaaactagtgtgaacaggtgatggttggttggggtggacttggtggtctgaagggcctgtttccatgctgtatctctgaactaaacatgtACTAAActtcatgagtctgaagaagggtctcgaccagaaatgtcgccaatttcttctctccatagttgctgcctcacctgctgagttactccagtattttgtgtctaccttcgatttaaccagcatcagcagttctttcttaaacattagattaattggccctctgtaatattgcccctggtgtgtagggagtggatgctgaTCGGAGATAACAAAGAACTGGTGTGaaagtgtgatcgatggtcgacatggactcggtgggcaaaggaACCTGTTTCTATGCAATATCTTTAAATCAATTCAATCTATGCACAAGTCTAGAATCCCAACTGGAATCAATGCTTGTCTTCGAACAAAGAAACATATTTCCTAATTTACTGATGTAATCTCGTTAAAGATAGGCACCAACATTTGACAGCACATGGGACGAAGGCAGAGGCTAGTTTACGAAGTGGCACTATCTGTCAATCAGTAACCACTGCTGTTGAAAGTCCACACTACTGTTATATGATAGTCCACCAAGTTTCCTCTAGAAACATTGGCAGAAGACAGAGAAATCATATCCAATATGATTTACTTTTTCAATTGACTTAAACATTTGAGGTTGAGGGATCATTGTTACTGGAGATGGTGGGATTTAGCTTTATCCTCAACTCTGTGTAGAATTCAGGTgtctatagaacagtacagcacaggaacaggccctttggtccacaatgtctgtgccgaacatgatgccaagaccaactgagTCAGTGgctacacagtggcacagtggtagttgcTCCCACACAgcgtcaaagacccgggttctatcctgaataAGGGTGCTATCTGTTctgagtttgtaccttttccccgtgaccgcacgTGTTttctcctcccgcactccaaagacgatcaggtttgtaggttaattggcttcagtaaaaattgtaaattgtccctagtgtggaggatagtgttttggtgtacatggatcactggtcggtacggactcgatgggctgaggggcctgtttccacgctgtacctctaaacgaaactaaactaaaccaactcttatctacctgcacatactgtaattcacatccctccattccctgcatatccatgtgcctatccataaatctcttaaatgccactattgtatctgcttctgctTAGGCAATGCATTTTAGACACCCACTGTTCTCTGTGCATAAAAAACCTGCCtcgcacatctccgttaaactttacCCATCCAGTGCACAACACAGCATAGAAATAGAATTGGATCGAAGCCCGTCTGTTCTTTAGGATTTTGTGCAAGTAGAACAGATATCAATCTAAATAATAAACTGGTAAGTAATGATTCTAACTTTAAGGCACtaatttggaaagagtgcagaagagattcaccaggatgttacctgcacTTGCGGACTTGAGTTGTAGGGAGCattttggataggctgggacttttttctctGGCGtgtaggaggctaaggggtgaccttactgaggtgtacaagatcttgAGGGGAATGGATAAAGAGGCATGGATAATCACAGTCTCTTTCCCAGGGTCAGTGATTCTAAAACTGAAGGGCCAAACATTGAGGGCAATTTGTATGCTGTGTTAATAAAAGGCCATGAATTatataggttagtttagtttagttctgtttattgtcacgtgtaccgaggtaccgtgaaaagcttttgttgcgtgctaactggtcagcagaaagacaatacatgattacaatcaatccatttacagtgtatagatacatgcagttgtggactgggtctaaaaatattggttgccaggagacaaagggggcccacttcatcaggggcccacttgatatagggggcccacttcatcaggggcccacttgccatcgggcaagctgacaccctggccagcccACCACTGGATACATGATACGGgtaaaacgtttagtgcaaggtaaagccagcaaagtccggtcaaggatagtccgagagtcatcaAAGAGgaagacagtagttcagcactgctcgctggttgtggtgggatggttcagttcagttcagtcatATTTAACAATTGATACTCTATTGACCATTTTATCAGGCTGAAGTTAATTGCAGTAACACAATACTGTGCTTTGCTTTTACCTCTTTGAAAATTAATTGCTGCCATGTTAAGAAATACTTACAAGTTTTCTGCCTTTCCAAAGATAGCCAGGCATATTTTTGCTTACCATTTGATTAGATTATGTATAAATGTTATGGAGATGAACTCCCATTTGCTGCTTCTGAACACATTGGAAGTCTCCATCATTCAGTGGGATGCACGATGCACCAAATCATACCTAAAAGATAAAGATAAAATTAATTTATGGATAATTCTCAGGCAGACCATGAAATTACCTCAAAGATAAAGAATGTTTGCCGCAAGCTTAATAGGGTATTGattttaaaaaactgcagatgctggaaatctggaactaAGTGAAAATtaatcagcaggccaggcagcatctgtggtgagggaAACAGAGATAATGTTACAGGTTGAAGATCCATGAATTGGGAAGTAGAAGATGTACATCGTTGGCATAGAGTTTGACTGACCAATGCAACGAATAAAGTGCTAGTTAACTGCAGAATTGAGTTGGGACATCAAGCTTAATGCTAGagcttaaaaaatattttaactttagatttggatggcacagtggtgcagtggcagagttgctgccttacagcaccagagacccgggttccatcctgactatggatgccgtCTGTTCGGAGTTAACATgggctccctgtgaccatgtggatttcctccgggtgctccggtttcttcccacatcccaaatacgtgcgggtttgtaggttaattggcttctgaaaatgtcCCCAAGTGTGTAGTAGGATaacgagtgtgaacaggtgagCAGTGggtgacgtggactcggtgggccaatgaggcctgtttccatgctgtatctaaactaaacataacaaaCAGAACATAAAATTGTGTTGTGAAAGCAATTCTCATTGACAACTTGGCAAATGAGGCAGGTCTGACCTAGAAAAGTGAGTTGTATTGGTCTGCTTCTGAATGCCATTCTGCCAGAAGTTCATCTCAAAGACCAAAGACATCAAAGTTGAAATCTTCCTCCTGTGGGGAAAATCATGCACTATTtccccagattcatggacagtctTCGACTAAAtagtatgtaagaaggaactgtgtgTAAGGAGGaatagtgtgtaagaaggaactgcagatgctgatttaaaccgaagaaagacacaaaaagctggagtaactcagcgggacagatagcatctctggagaaaaggaattggtgacgttttgggtcgagacccttcttcagaggtttccacccaaaacgccacccgttccttctctccagagatgctgcctgtcccgctgagttacgccagctttttgtgtctttcttcgattgAATAGATTCAGCATTTAAGAAGCCTCTGGATTAGCACTTCAGTCACGGACGTTTAGAAGACTGTGAGCAAATGCTGACAGATGAGAATAACACTATGGATGTCACTTTGTTGCAaaggaattgatgggctgaatggcctgtttccatgctatgaccAGACATTTCCTCTAATGATCAAACCCCCTGACACATTTATCCATTTCACTAACTTGTCAATATTGATAGACacagggcagcactgtggtgcagcggtagagttgttgccttacagcaccagagacccaggttcgattctgaccacgggtgctgtctgtacggagtttgtatgttctccccgtgaccgcgtgggttttctcaaaatGGCCATTTTACTTTTCCCGTTtctgaaatggcctgtttccacgctgtatctataaggtCTAAAGTCTAAGCATTCCCAAATTATCATTTTaacaaaaaaggaaaataaagacCAGCTATGTTTGGCCCTTGTTGAAATAAATTCCTTCCTTGCCCTGTTGAAAGTTCCTTGAGCTAATTATAGAAGAGGCAAAGTCCCACTGCCATCTGACACTGTCACCTGTTGACAACTTTTCTTGGTACAGGGTTCAAGACTCGACACAAACTCTACTCTTTCTTTTAATCATTCTTTTTTTCTCTGAACAGatagaaaagataaaataaaatcaCCAAGTGCACAATGGTTTCAGAACAGACACCAAATTGTCCACAAACTGATCAACTGCCTTGGAAAGGGAGTATAATTTTTATTTGAACATGCCTCAAATATTTCATTCTTATTAAATGTGGGAATCGTTGTGTCCTTAAATGCCTCCCTTTTTTTTATTAGGTCGGCTTTTAGTTGACCTTAGTTTACttagattattattattgttgtcacgtgtaccgaggtaacgtgaaaagcttttttgttgcatgctatccagtcaatgaaa is drawn from Amblyraja radiata isolate CabotCenter1 chromosome 20, sAmbRad1.1.pri, whole genome shotgun sequence and contains these coding sequences:
- the LOC116984703 gene encoding proline-rich protein 33-like → MLGMPPRFSPSCYTQPGTEIPATNIFTGQPLGLAPGAHLAQPYLSNGPDVAMMGVFQSNRATYNPPRVKTPTYEPPRVKTPTYDPPRVKTPTYEHRGTRTPTYDPPRVKTPTYEPLRMKTPTYEPQRVKTPTYDFPRVKTPTYDLPRVRTPTYNPPRVKTPTFEALWVKTPTFEPPRVKTPTNEPPRVKTPTYDPSRARTPTYELPWAKTPTYEPPRVKTPTFEIPREKTFTHGVPHGGHMDKASDMSAMQKNAPTDDSVSVNVEVHHREMFTVAKSKIESEPRPSNSVAEAANQGQSVVMAAAPLKTVDRVKAPRSKMSGWSRLKKHMVVEDEPPKFPEPESGAQEQSQNQTEDGKQESQNTKGTRADKMWDAMLFQMFAVKEHLPEGSRQDEQEPASDKPRATQQSSWFSSRLPLLLFRPRFDARKLKEAAKGPLKRISSTLIESGLHRKAIDDEELKDFNRTAKGWPTKQRPEHTN